Proteins from one Desulfonema limicola genomic window:
- a CDS encoding TerD family protein, whose translation MELKQKGAKADIGSFKQLNISLIWTSAVDLDLMAFYKTKDGRTGGVYSENYAGGTMGNLDQFPFIQLSGDAGIGARGGDNQEDMRISKINDFEELFICALNFTDASSGNNKVFANYDARVRVMTDKGETHNVVLDSRQPGTVAVICKITSGFIASELINNSQVMDLEEFRSKIPGADKLKIASKVTLKSKGDSFAIKSKSLSGELLINLNWNQHPQGAKKGLFAKILGGGSGDAIDLDLGCLFEMQNNIKGAIQPLGNSFGNFHQPPYIFHLGDDRTGAFSEGENMKINLAQISQLKRILVFTYIYEGVPNWASTDAVITINVPGQPVLEVPMGSQMDSRNFCAIAMLDIRGTEINVTKLVSFHKGHPECDREYGWGMRWVAGSKD comes from the coding sequence ATGGAACTAAAGCAAAAAGGAGCAAAAGCAGACATAGGATCTTTTAAGCAGCTTAACATATCTTTGATATGGACTTCTGCTGTTGACCTGGATCTTATGGCTTTTTACAAAACCAAAGACGGCAGGACAGGAGGGGTTTATTCTGAAAATTATGCAGGCGGAACAATGGGAAATCTTGATCAATTTCCTTTTATCCAGCTTTCAGGAGATGCAGGGATTGGAGCCAGGGGTGGAGATAATCAAGAAGATATGCGTATTTCCAAAATTAATGATTTTGAAGAATTATTTATCTGTGCCCTGAATTTTACTGATGCTTCAAGCGGCAATAATAAGGTATTTGCAAATTATGATGCCCGTGTCCGGGTTATGACTGATAAAGGGGAAACCCATAATGTTGTTTTAGATTCAAGACAGCCTGGAACCGTAGCTGTTATCTGTAAAATCACCAGCGGCTTTATTGCCAGTGAACTTATTAACAACAGTCAGGTTATGGATTTGGAAGAATTCCGTTCAAAGATTCCAGGTGCTGATAAACTTAAGATTGCATCCAAGGTTACACTTAAATCCAAAGGAGACAGCTTTGCCATTAAATCCAAGTCACTAAGTGGTGAACTGCTGATTAATCTTAATTGGAATCAGCATCCCCAGGGAGCAAAAAAAGGGTTGTTTGCAAAAATTCTGGGCGGCGGCAGTGGAGATGCCATAGATCTTGATCTGGGATGTTTATTTGAAATGCAGAACAATATTAAAGGAGCCATTCAGCCTCTGGGTAACAGCTTTGGAAACTTTCATCAGCCTCCATATATATTTCATCTTGGAGATGACAGAACCGGAGCTTTTTCAGAAGGTGAAAATATGAAAATCAACCTTGCCCAGATCAGCCAGTTAAAGCGGATATTGGTTTTTACCTATATATATGAAGGAGTTCCCAACTGGGCAAGTACAGATGCAGTTATTACCATTAATGTTCCAGGCCAGCCTGTACTTGAAGTGCCTATGGGATCACAAATGGATTCCCGTAATTTCTGCGCTATTGCCATGCTGGATATCAGGGGTACGGAAATCAATGTAACCAAACTGGTCAGCTTTCACAAAGGACATCCTGAATGTGACCGGGAGTATGGCTGGGGAATGCGGTGGGTTGCAGGAAGCAAGGACTGA
- a CDS encoding M48 family metallopeptidase has protein sequence MLKDIESLRFSYESRLFRAIGSRLGHIPLIDYACSRQLLDTRRRDLLGDAVRVTPDLLPGIHKEYQSCLDMLGGGFTGDLFVQQSSFYNASVFAHDKKFDILIHSALLNDFTPDELRFVFGHELGHVIFKHYLFPVRDIIAQVKNHDPEAASLLFRWSRASEISADRVGMLCCSQLGAAATALFRTSSGLSNIDVNKVLQSFRCQYLDLENQLLFVNNTDAWVRTHPMIPIRFKALELAALDIIALSRKTGGFSTKGFRKIDEQIALILEKIDSCSNRSNMS, from the coding sequence ATGTTAAAAGATATTGAATCCCTCCGTTTCAGCTATGAAAGCCGCCTTTTCAGGGCAATTGGCTCCAGGCTTGGTCACATTCCCCTGATTGATTATGCCTGTTCCAGGCAGCTTCTTGATACAAGGCGGCGGGACCTTTTAGGAGATGCAGTACGGGTTACACCTGATCTTCTTCCCGGGATTCATAAAGAGTATCAAAGCTGTCTGGATATGCTGGGTGGAGGATTTACCGGGGATTTATTTGTTCAACAAAGCAGTTTTTATAATGCCAGTGTTTTTGCACATGATAAAAAATTTGATATTCTAATCCATTCAGCACTGCTCAATGATTTTACTCCAGATGAACTTCGTTTTGTTTTCGGACATGAACTGGGACATGTTATTTTTAAACATTACCTGTTTCCTGTTCGTGATATTATTGCCCAGGTAAAAAACCATGATCCAGAAGCAGCCAGTCTGCTTTTCAGGTGGTCAAGGGCTTCAGAGATTTCAGCAGACCGGGTCGGAATGCTGTGCTGCAGCCAGTTAGGAGCCGCAGCCACAGCACTTTTCAGAACATCCAGCGGTTTGAGCAATATTGATGTAAACAAGGTTCTTCAATCCTTTAGGTGCCAATACCTTGACCTTGAAAATCAGCTTCTTTTTGTGAACAACACCGATGCCTGGGTACGGACTCATCCTATGATTCCCATCAGATTTAAAGCTCTGGAACTGGCTGCTCTGGATATTATTGCATTAAGCCGGAAAACAGGAGGCTTCAGTACCAAAGGATTTAGAAAGATTGACGAACAGATTGCCTTGATACTTGAAAAAATTGACTCATGCTCAAACCGGTCTAACATGTCCTGA
- a CDS encoding response regulator, whose product MALDLQIKILVVEDFNVTRKLEIKALKKIGFNNIIEAENGQAGIQKIQEEKDIGLIISDWNMPEVNGFELLQWVRSNENYKNIPFIMVTAQAEKKDSTMALDTGADNFITKPFTFEELKYVLNKIFNIKKGKERKIPEKTQSGKTRLTVGHIQITDHLVLGVLEHMIKTGQYSPKYFELETRCMSGWNPVQKSLEKGDVDVAFIMAPIAMDLCSFGVPIKIILYAHKNGSICVRNTLGKDEGSFRQFCKNKLFYIPHVLSVHHMLSTMLFNEMGLKAGLVGGKDLDVIFEVIPPVMMPEFLATSPDACGFMVAQPIGTKTIFDGDAELLYLSGQQWEHHPCCVVAIQQKIIDTQPDAVYEFSELLVKAGMFIEENPDKAAEIAVDFLDRDEELSLSVPVLASVLNEHHGIRTHDLYPLKEDLDTIQRYMSSNMGIGSMIDLDKFVDTQFADKVCPKPSGGRKPSIFHDRSIVLEKIISPL is encoded by the coding sequence ATGGCTTTAGACCTCCAAATAAAAATTTTGGTTGTCGAAGATTTCAATGTTACCCGTAAATTGGAAATTAAGGCACTAAAAAAAATAGGCTTCAATAATATTATTGAAGCTGAAAATGGACAGGCAGGAATACAGAAAATACAAGAAGAAAAAGATATCGGGCTGATTATCAGTGACTGGAATATGCCCGAGGTTAATGGATTTGAGCTTTTACAATGGGTGCGCTCAAATGAAAATTATAAAAACATACCTTTTATCATGGTAACAGCCCAGGCAGAAAAAAAAGATTCTACCATGGCCCTTGACACTGGTGCTGACAATTTTATAACAAAACCTTTTACCTTTGAAGAATTAAAATATGTTCTAAACAAAATTTTTAATATAAAAAAAGGAAAAGAAAGAAAAATACCTGAAAAAACACAATCTGGAAAGACCCGTCTTACTGTAGGGCATATCCAGATAACAGATCATCTTGTTTTAGGTGTACTTGAACATATGATTAAAACAGGTCAATATTCTCCAAAATATTTTGAACTTGAAACCCGCTGCATGTCAGGCTGGAATCCTGTTCAGAAATCTTTGGAAAAAGGTGATGTGGATGTTGCCTTTATTATGGCTCCTATTGCAATGGATCTCTGCAGTTTTGGTGTTCCTATTAAAATAATACTATATGCACATAAGAACGGCAGCATTTGTGTAAGAAATACACTTGGCAAAGATGAAGGATCTTTCCGGCAATTTTGTAAAAATAAATTATTTTACATTCCCCATGTACTATCTGTGCATCACATGCTTTCCACCATGCTGTTTAATGAAATGGGATTAAAAGCAGGACTTGTGGGAGGAAAAGACCTGGATGTTATTTTTGAGGTTATTCCTCCGGTTATGATGCCTGAATTTCTTGCTACCAGTCCTGATGCCTGCGGTTTTATGGTAGCCCAGCCTATTGGTACAAAAACAATTTTTGATGGTGATGCAGAACTCCTTTACCTTTCAGGCCAGCAATGGGAGCATCATCCCTGCTGTGTTGTTGCAATTCAGCAAAAGATTATTGATACCCAGCCTGATGCTGTGTATGAATTTTCTGAACTTCTGGTAAAAGCAGGCATGTTTATTGAAGAAAATCCGGATAAAGCTGCTGAAATTGCAGTAGATTTTCTGGACAGGGATGAGGAATTAAGCTTAAGTGTTCCAGTTTTAGCAAGTGTTTTAAATGAACATCACGGCATCAGAACCCATGATTTATACCCTTTAAAAGAAGATCTTGATACAATTCAAAGGTATATGAGCAGCAACATGGGGATTGGAAGCATGATTGATCTTGATAAATTTGTTGACACACAATTTGCTGACAAGGTTTGCCCCAAGCCTTCAGGAGGAAGAAAACCATCTATTTTCCATGACAGATCAATTGTTCTGGAGAAAATCATTTCTCCTCTTTAA